CCTACGCCAAGGAAGAACTGGTAGCCGAGTTGGGTGCCACCTTCCTGAGTAATGCTGCCGGCCTGAATCTGGCCGTGACCGAGCCCAGCACCGCCGCCTACCTGGCCAACTGGCTGCAGGCCCTGCGCAACGATAAGCGCCTGATTATTTCCGCCGCCAGCCAGGCCCAAAAGGCCGCCAACCATATCCTGGGCATTGTGCCCAGCTACGAAGCCGACAGCGCCGAAGCCCTGCCCGAAGCGGCGTAGTGGGGGAGAGGGTACCGGCTGGTAACTGTCAGCCGGTACCCCGGCGCGCCAACAAAAGGAAAACACCCGGCCCCGAAGCCAGTGGCCCCCGGCGCCTCCGTTTCATCAGTCACGACTTACTGCCTTATCATGTCAAGTTCTTCCGCTTCCGCCGCCCGTCAGCCTACCCTTAGCCCCACTGCTTGGGCAGGGGAGCCGCAAGCCTGCCCGGCGTGGGTGGGGTTTCCCAGCCTGGCGGGCTTCCCGGCCGGGCTGCAGTGGTCCGGCCGCGGCGCGGTGCCGGCCATCGGTGACCGTGTGCACATCTACTTAAACGGCTTCGGCCCGGCCGAGGTGAAAGCCTACTTTCACGCCGAGGGCTTTCTGGGCGTGGTGTGCGCCCCCGAGGTATTGCCGGCTTGGTTTCAGCGGCAGTGCCCCGGCGTCACGCTGGGCCACTGCTTTGGCCGGGAGCTGGAGCCCTACCAGCCTATGCCGGCGCCGGTCGTTGGCAGCCCGGATGACTGGATACCGGATTATCCGCCGCAGGACGAGTAGGCTGGGATTAGGTGCCGCCCGAGGGCGGCGCCTACCTTACGCTTCGTACCCCGGCTCTTACTTTTTCCCTTTTGTAGCTATTGCGGCGAGACAAGGCCCCGCGCCGGCTTATCGCAGGCCCACCATCTTGAGAAACAGCCCGCCCGGATTCTTGTCGGCCTTCACTTTGCCGGTTTTGTGCTTGTAGCAGAAGGAGAATAGGGCATTAAGCTTCTTGGCATCCCCCAGAATCTGGCTGACCAGCTTGGGATCCCGGATTTCCAGCTCCTCCAGGTTCAGCAGGGCCCGGCGCTGCTTTTCTTCCTCGGCCCCGTCCTCGAAGGGAATCGGCAGCTGCTGGGGCACTTGGCCGTTGACGAAGAAGCGGATGCTGTGGAAGGAGCGGCCCTTTTTGATCAGCTCGTAGTTGATGCGCAGGTCGGTGTGCTCGTTGATTTGGGTGGTGGCCACGTCGAGCACGTACTTCTGCAAGGCCGAAATCTTCTCGTACTGCTCCGGCTCATGGCCCTTGGGGTCCTTGAGCGAGAGCATGATTTTGAACTCGTCCAGGGTGAAGGTTTTGGTTTCGCCAATGTCCTTCCACTGCGAGGCAATCTGGTAGATGCGCTTGGCGTACTTGCTCGACAAGCTGAACACCGACTGCAGGCGGTAGGAGGTGAAATTGTTTTTCAGGTCAATCAGGTAGCGCCGCATGCGCTCCGAGATTTCCAGCTCAATGATGCCTTCCCCCTTCACGTACAGCGCCGAGGCCAGTAGGCCCACCTGCAACACGTGCTTGTTGTCCTCAATCACATATTCGCGGCTGCGCAGATTAGAGGTAGCTTCTAACAGCCGCTGGTAGTTCCAGGAGCGCCCCGTCATCTGCTCCAGCTCCTTCACCCGGATGCGGTAGATGGTGCCCGGCTTATCCTCCTTGCGCAGCACCGAGAGCAGGGAAAAGACAATGTCCATCTCGACGGCGCTCATCTCGTAGCGCGCGGTGGTAATGGCATTGTGCTGCCGGATTTCTACCCCCGTGGAGGGAGTGCTGGCGGTAACGGGGGTACTCATGCTAGTGGGAATAGGTAGAGCGTATGACCAAAGATAAGAGAGTTACAGATATTAAGGTAAGCCTTCCTTCAAGCTCTATCCTTTCGCTTACAAAAGCTATCCCTTGCACTTACCATCCCTATCCTTTGGCTTACCGTCCCTATCCTTTGGCTTACTATTCCTATCCCTTCCACTTACAAAATCTATCCTTTTACTTACCATCCCTATCCTTTTGATGGTACAAGGCTCGGCTAATCAATAACTTATGGCCCCTGCAAATAGAGTAAATACTTGACAAATAAAAAAAACCCACAAATTTGTTGATGACGTCCGAAGAAAAGGCTTTTAGAAGGTACAAAACGCTGAAACGGGGCAAAAAAGCAACAAAAAAGAAAGTCCAAATTGGCATATAAAGGCTTGCACTATTTCAAGAAAATTTGTGCTTTTATTTACTTTATATGCCTTTTAGCGGCCACACACCAGCTTACAAGACTACAACTCCCTTTCCACTTAAACTGCATTTATTCCTAAAAACCTTTTGCATTGAATGAGGCATTGCCAAGTTCGCAAGTTACTGCTCTCGCTGCTGATAAATCACCAAAAGCCGCTCCGGACCCGAAAGGATAGAAATGATAAGCGGGCATGACCGATGTGGCCGAAAGGATAGAAATGGTAAGTCAGTGGGTGCAGACCGATAGCTAAAGGATAGAAATGGTAAGCATTTCCAGTGCCTGAAGGCTGATTTCAGCTTTTGAGAGGGCAGCCTACGACGTCTGCTCCTTCAGAGTTGACTTACAAAACCTATCCTTTCCCCTTTTGGCCATGTCATCCTGGCTTGGGTTCCTGATCCGTAGCTCGTAAGCGGGACAACGCCAAGCGATTATCCCTTATAGCTTGCCCAGCGAGTAATGGCTAAAAAGATTTTGCCCCTGCTCAGCAGCCTGCAGATAAAGCTATTCGATGACTTACCATTTCTATCCTTTTCACTAACCGACAACTAACCAGCTGCTACTTCCACTGGTGCCAGTCGTGCCCGTAAGGCAAGTTCACTCGGTGCTAAGCAACTGCCTTCGGTGGCCATTGTAGCAAGCTGGCTGAGCCATACTCAAGGGCGAAGCCACTGGAAAAACCACTTTTAATAAGCGAATAACGAAGGGGAAAAATCGGGATGCTGTCACTTTTAAGGCGCTGAAAAAGCGCTAATAAATATGCTAAAAAAGCAACTTTATTGATTGTGATACTGTTTGATAATCATACGCCACCCCGTGCATAAATACCTGTTAGCCATGGACAAATCTGCTCCCAATAGCCCCGAAATCGTGGAGGAAGCCTACATCATCCTGTTGCAGCTGGGAGG
This sequence is a window from Hymenobacter oligotrophus. Protein-coding genes within it:
- a CDS encoding replication initiation protein, whose translation is MSTPVTASTPSTGVEIRQHNAITTARYEMSAVEMDIVFSLLSVLRKEDKPGTIYRIRVKELEQMTGRSWNYQRLLEATSNLRSREYVIEDNKHVLQVGLLASALYVKGEGIIELEISERMRRYLIDLKNNFTSYRLQSVFSLSSKYAKRIYQIASQWKDIGETKTFTLDEFKIMLSLKDPKGHEPEQYEKISALQKYVLDVATTQINEHTDLRINYELIKKGRSFHSIRFFVNGQVPQQLPIPFEDGAEEEKQRRALLNLEELEIRDPKLVSQILGDAKKLNALFSFCYKHKTGKVKADKNPGGLFLKMVGLR